GGCAGAGTAATTCGCACCAAAGCCAATCCAAGTGCTTTAATGGAAGGAGCGCAAAGCCATCATAATGTGGTGTTAGGCGGATCGGGAGAAATGGGTTTTATCTTCCCTCAATTGCACCCGGGATTTGATGCGATGTTCTGCATCGCTAAACTGATTGAAATGCTAACTATCCAAGAGCGAAGTCTCGGCAGCATTCGGGAATCTTTACCCAGAGTTACTCATAAAATCCAGTCAGTTCGTTGTCCTTGGACGGTGAAAGGAGCTTTGATGCGCTACTTGGTAGAAACCCATCCTACAGATAGTTTAGAACTAGTAGATGGCGTAAAAATTTGCAATCGATTTAATGACAGTTGGGTGTTGATTTTACCTGATGCCGGAGAACCGATGGTACATATTTTTGCCAATAGCAGCGATCGCGAGTGGGTAGATGATAGCCTGAGAGAATACCGCACCCGCGTCCAAAATTTTGTTGAAGAACAACAAAGATTAGAAGCCGAAAAAGAAGGATAATTAGATAGTAGTCATTTGCCTTTTTCCAATGACAAATGACCGATGACAAATGACCGTTAACAATTAACAAGGAACAGTTAATTATGAATAGCTGCATCTTAATGGCAGAAGTATTTCAAGAACCCCAACTGCGCTATACCCAAGGCGATCCTCAACTGGCTGTTTCGGAAATGTTAGTCCAATTTCCCGGCCAGCGAGTAGAAGATCCGCCATATACTTTAAAGGTAGTCGGATGGGGAAATTTAGCTCAAGAAATCAACGAACGCTGCCGTCAAGGAATGCAAATAGTAATCGAAGGTCGTTTGGGTATGAATACCCTCGATCGACCAGAAGGTTTCAAAGAAAAACGTGCCGAATTAACAGCCCAAAAAATTCACTATCTGGGAACGAACGCTAATTTTCAACCCGCTACTTCAGTAGCTACCAATGCTACTAGAAATACATCACCTGTTACTGTTAGTGGAGACTCTTATCGTTCTAACGTTGCTAATACTAATGTCGTACCTATGACAGCTACTAGCAAGGTCGCTACGATGTCCCCAGAGGATGATGAACCACTACCTAATGTGAGAACAACTCCTCTAACTAATCAACCAACACCAGCCAGCCAACCAGATGTAGACGATATCCCGTTCTAAACAAACTAAGGTGGGCAATATTGCCCACCTTAATAATTAAATATTAGTTCGTAGTAAGGACTTTAGTCCTTATTCTTGAAAGTAAAAGAGGACTAAAATCCTCACTACAAACCAATATACAAAAATGACTGCTCAAATTACCAAACAATTACCCATTCCTCCCCATTTCGATGCCCAAAAATTAGGCCAAGTTTGGCGAGTTACTTACGAACAAAGAGCAAAAGATGCCACAGATTGGGCGAAAAAGTACGATATACAGCCAGCAGCCAACGACAACACTCGCATTTGTTTATTAATTATCGATGCCCAAAATACTTTTTGCATTCCCGATTTTGAATTGTTTGTAGGCGGTCGCTCTGGTACGGGAGCAGTTGATGATAACCTGAGATTGTGTGATTTTATTTATCGTAACTTAGGTTTAATAACCTCTATTTATCCGACAATGGATACTCACGCAGCAATCCAAATCTTCCATGCTATGTTTTGGGTAAATGCGGTGGGAGAACATCCAGCGCCCATGACAGTAATCTCTTTTGATGATGTGAAAAATGGGGTTTGGAAAGTTAATCCAGAAATTGCTTTTAGCATAACTAATGGAGATTATTCCGCACTGGAAAGCCATGCTTTGCATTATGTTAAAAAACTCAGCGATGGCGGCAAGTATCCCCTGATTATTTGGCCGTATCATTCCATGTTAGGAGGAATCGGTCATGCTTTAGTTTCATCATTAGAAGAAGCGATATTTTTTCATTCTATTTGCCGTCGCAGTCAAACCAAATTTGAGATTAAAGGCAATCACCCTTTAACGGAGAATTATTCTGTATTGCGTCCGGAAGTTTTAGAAAGCGCAAATGGATTTGCGATCGCTCAAAAAAATAAAAGTTTAATTGAAAATTTATTGAATTTTGATATAATTATTATTGCCGGACAAGCCAAAAGCCATTGTGTTGCTTGGACGATTGATGATTTATTGAATGAAATAATTGCTATAGACCCGAATTTAACTAGAAAAGTCTATTTACTAGAAGATTGTACTTCCCCCGTGGTAGTACCGGGAGTAGTTGATTTCACCGAACAAGCAGATGCCGCTTTTCGGCGATTTGCCGATGCTGGAATGCACCTAGTTAAATCAACTGATGCGATCGCAAATTGGCCTGATATTAAGCTTTGAAATTGCAGAACCCCTGTTTAGAGAGAAGTACCCGGTTTTTTCACGAAACCGGGGTTATTTCCAGGTGTTTATCCGAATATTTAATAAACTATAGCAATCCTATTTAAGTAATTAACCCCTCCCAACCCTCTCCTTGGTAAGGGGAGGGTTGGGAGGGGTTTAGTTGTTCGCAATTCATTTAGGATAGCTATATTAGGATTATCTTTTTAGAATATCCCTTAGCTGTTGTCTCTTCAGACAAGGCTTCAAATAAAAAGATTAAAACCTAATACTAGGTAAAACGGCAATGTCTATAATTTCACCTATTACCAATCCCAAGACAACCGAAATGATTAAAATCCAAAACTTATCTTGCTTACTAAAGCCAGCTAGGTGAATTTCTATGTTGGCTAAACTTGTAGTAGCTAATAGTAAAATAATCAAACCAGACAACAGAATCCAATGGGTAGCAATTAAAGCAATTGATAAGCTTACCATTAACGCTACGAGCCAAGTTAAAAAAGTAGATTTTTCCAGATTTTCTAACCAAATTAGATTTTTCCAAGCTATTGTTAAAGTTACTGCCACAATAAACGCTCCCACCAGCCAGAACAGGTGATGAGCAGATAGATACCAACCTAGTAAAGCATAAGCCAAACACAGTAACGACAGAGGTGCAAAGGGAATTTTTTTCAAAAAAACTAGGTTCATAAATAATGGTTTAGTAACTAGGGGATTAGAAAGGTAAACTGCGGCAAGAAATAGTAAATTTGAAGGCCGAATATGACAAAGCTATTACAGGAAAATCAAAACAATGAAATCAAGCGGTTTACTTTTAAGTTAAATCTAAGAATGACTGAGTATAATTTCTGGTTCGATGGTGTAACAGCTTTGGTTTGGACGCCTATATTTCATGTTCGTTTCCTCTATACCTTTAATATAGTTAATTTGAGCCTTCTGTAGCAACTCCATTAATTGGGGCTTTAGTGGATTATTTTTAATTTAACTTAATCAAATTGATTGGTTTGTAAGCTTGACTACTATCTACCTCTAAAATTAAGCTAGGGCGATTTTGGATTTGCGCCGACTGAGACTAGGCTTGTATAGTTAAATTGAGCAGAAAATAGTGACGGTGAAGATTTTCTCCCGCGTGTCCCTTGACCTTTGTCCTCTTGTCCCTGCTGAAACGATCGCGATCCCAAGGAACGCGGATATTACCCCCCTACCGCGATCGGTCATTAGAAGTAGAATAAGGGACAGCACGAATCTAGAGTCCAGGAGGATTCGACTTTGGATGAGTTGAGAGCGGCGCTGGAGTTGGCAACAGAAGAAGAATTGCAACAAATCACGGCAATTCTGTTTTGTCGTCGATTTAATCCTTTAGACTACGTTCAGACACCAGACCCCATAGAAGTACAAAGCCACGATCGCGAAACTTGGATAGACTTACTAGAAGACAGATTTCGTTTTTTAGCAGCAGATGGCTTAACCGTATTGCGAAGACGCACCCAACTAGTTAGCTACCGCCAAACTTTGATCCAAGTTTGCCGTTATCTGAAAATTCGTTACTCTCACAAGCTTTCAACAACTGATATTGAAGCAGAGATTTTTCTGCATTTGCTAAAGCGAGCGTGGAAAGAGTTACCCACTGCTGACCAAAATAGTTTGACGCAAAAAGTAC
This genomic window from Leptolyngbyaceae cyanobacterium contains:
- a CDS encoding single-stranded DNA-binding protein is translated as MNSCILMAEVFQEPQLRYTQGDPQLAVSEMLVQFPGQRVEDPPYTLKVVGWGNLAQEINERCRQGMQIVIEGRLGMNTLDRPEGFKEKRAELTAQKIHYLGTNANFQPATSVATNATRNTSPVTVSGDSYRSNVANTNVVPMTATSKVATMSPEDDEPLPNVRTTPLTNQPTPASQPDVDDIPF
- a CDS encoding isochorismatase, with the protein product MTAQITKQLPIPPHFDAQKLGQVWRVTYEQRAKDATDWAKKYDIQPAANDNTRICLLIIDAQNTFCIPDFELFVGGRSGTGAVDDNLRLCDFIYRNLGLITSIYPTMDTHAAIQIFHAMFWVNAVGEHPAPMTVISFDDVKNGVWKVNPEIAFSITNGDYSALESHALHYVKKLSDGGKYPLIIWPYHSMLGGIGHALVSSLEEAIFFHSICRRSQTKFEIKGNHPLTENYSVLRPEVLESANGFAIAQKNKSLIENLLNFDIIIIAGQAKSHCVAWTIDDLLNEIIAIDPNLTRKVYLLEDCTSPVVVPGVVDFTEQADAAFRRFADAGMHLVKSTDAIANWPDIKL